The following proteins are encoded in a genomic region of Oncorhynchus keta strain PuntledgeMale-10-30-2019 chromosome 8, Oket_V2, whole genome shotgun sequence:
- the LOC118386971 gene encoding thrombomodulin-like, translating to MGDTVAILVALAFLLRVNGEAPLVGYCMGKQCFAVFQDQANFGTAQKRCEENNNGYLMTVRSLISHSILLILLGIHTGDYWIGLHLASGQCPEQASFLRGYRWITGDNETKFQNWGRFEDVCSSKCISVSKYDFVWKEQPCESKVDGYICEYKLDSPCQHVIVKGDESVLYETPLGFKGENLLTLPLGTTATLKSIGSKYICLSEQWLQAPWSCEVFKGGCAHDCSSVNTKPVCTCPLGKTLQDNNVTCEDAQNDPCLDSGCAHLCQRKDDSYTCMCQHGYALAEDGKECKDIDDCIDNRQCPGHNIKCVNTVGGFKCECHKGYVFENDKCVDEDECFMGPCDHECRNTIGSYNCSCWDGFIRMAEDTNRCQFVCLAECSPECDPSKPHHCNCPNGYILDDKNGKSICVDIDECEMDECHHNCTNTYGGYLCSCDEGFDLVGLNDCVEREPSNVSGFTIPFTPFVKHPTERPSTVKAGGLLGIIVCIVIVILVMVVLIHLILKRRGNLDIAFESQDFGNHDLQQVTMDKYKTLSFDRQ from the coding sequence ATGGGGGATACAGTAGCAATACTCGTTGCCCTGGCGTTCCTTTTGAGAGTGAACGGGGAAGCCCCCCTCGTCGGATACTGCATGGGGAAGCAGTGCTTTGCCGTTTTCCAGGACCAAGCTAACTTTGGAACTGCTCAAAAACGTTGTGAGGAAAATAATAATGGATATTTAATGACAGTTCGATCTTTGATATCACATAGCATCCTTTTAATATTACTTGGTATTCATACAGGAGATTATTGGATTGGTTTACATTTAGCAAGCGGGCAATGCCCCGAACAAGCATCGTTTTTACGAGGGTACAGGTGGATAACTGGAGATAATGAAACCAAATTCCAGAACTGGGGGCGCTTTGAAGATGTCTGTTCTTCAAAATGTATTTCGGTATCAAAATACGACTTTGTGTGGAAGGAACAACCATGCGAAAGTAAAGTAGATGGATATATTTGTGAATATAAACTTGACAGTCCCTGCCAACATGTAATTGTAAAAGGGGACGAATCAGTTCTGTATGAGACTCCGTTGGGATTCAAGGGAGAGAACCTACTGACATTACCCCTCGGAACCACTGCAACGCTCAAATCCATCGGGTCGAAGTATATCTGTCTATCTGAACAGTGGCTACAAGCACCGTGGAGTTGCGAGGTATTCAAAGGTGGCTGTGCGCATGACTGTTCCTCAGTTAATACTAAACCTGTATGCACCTGCCCACTTGGAAAAACTCTCCAGGACAATAACGTCACATGTGAAGATGCGCAAAATGACCCCTGCCTTGACTCAGGATGCGCACATCTCTGCCAAAGAAAAGATGACAGCTACACTTGCATGTGTCAGCATGGGTATGCACTGGCAGAAGATGGGAAGGAGTGCAAAGACATTGATGATTGTATCGATAACAGACAGTGCCCTGGACATAACATTAAGTGTGTCAATACTGTTGGTGGATTTAAATGCGAATGCCATAAGGGATATGTGTTTGAAAATGACAAATGCGTCGATGAAGATGAATGCTTCATGGGTCCATGTGACCACGAATGCAGAAACACAATAGGCAGTTACAATTGCTCCTGTTGGGATGGATTCATAAGAATGGCCGAAGACACCAACCGGTGCCAATTTGTTTGTTTAGCCGAGTGTTCCCCAGAATGTGACCCAAGTAAACCACATCATTGCAACTGTCCAAATGGTTACATACTCGATGACAAAAATGGGAAGTCAATTTGTGTTGACATAGATGAATGTGAGATGGATGAGTGCCATCATAATTGTACAAATACGTATGGAGGTTACCTGTGTTCTTGTGATGAGGGATTCGACTTGGTTGGTTTAAATGATTGTGTTGAGAGAGAACCGTCAAATGTTTCAGGTTTTACCATACCATTTACACCATTTGTTAAGCATCCAACTGAGCGCCCTTCCACTGTAAAGGCTGGGGGTCTTCTTGGAATTATAGTATGCATTGTCATTGTTATTTTAGTGATGGTTGTACTTATTCACCTGATACTAAAACGTCGAGGTAATTTAGACATTGCTTTCGAAAGCCAAGATTTTGGTAATCACGATTTGCAACAAGTCACAATGGATAAGTACAAAACATTATCATTtgacagacagtag